One segment of Trachemys scripta elegans isolate TJP31775 chromosome 1, CAS_Tse_1.0, whole genome shotgun sequence DNA contains the following:
- the LOC117872139 gene encoding olfactory receptor 51G2-like — protein MSAVNDTKFSSAVFLLTGISGQEDIHLWISITLCLMYVISIVGNSVILFIIKTDPSLHEPMYIFLSMLAVTDLGLSIVTIPTILGIYLFNSREISLDACFAQLFFIHSLSFIESSVLLSMAFDRFIAICNPLRYTSILTPPRIAKMGLVLVLRGVALAFPLPFLLKRFRYCQANVLSHSYCLHQEVMKMACSDFTVNSIYGLFIIVSTVGLDSLLILLSYVMILKTVLSITSHMECLRALSTCISHVCAVLVFYMPVIGLSVIHRFGKSFSPLPQILLGYIYLLVPPLMNPIVYSMKSKHLRERIIKVFVK, from the coding sequence atgtcagctgtcaatgacaccaaatTCAGCTCTGCAGTGTTCCTGCTCACTGGGATATCTGGGCAGGAAGACATTCATCTCTGGATCTCTATCACCTTGTGCTTAATGTATGTTATTTCTATAGtaggaaattcagtcattctgttcattataaaaacagatccaagcctccatgagcccatgtacattttcctttccatgttggccgTCACAGACCTTGGCTTATCGATAGTCACCATACCAACAATACTGGGCATATACCTGTTTAACTCTAGGGAAATCAGTCTCGATGCCTGTTTTgctcagctgttcttcatccactctCTTTCATTCATTGAATCCTCTGTGCTCCTGTCgatggcctttgaccgcttcaTCGCAATCTGTAACCCATTGAGATATACTTCCATCTTAACCCCACCGAGAATAGCCAAGATGGGATTGGTGCTTGTGCTAAGAGGGGTGGCCTTAGCATTCCCACTCCCCTTTCTCCTGAAACGTTTCCGATACTGTCAAGccaatgtcctctcccattcctactgcctGCACCAGGAGGTCATGAAGATGGCTTGTTCGGACTTCACAGTCAACAGTATCTATGGCTTGTTCATAATAGTCTCCACGGTGGGGTTGGACTCACTGCTCATCCTGCTAtcttatgtgatgatcctcaaaacagtgctTAGCATCACATCCCACATGGAGTGCCTCAGAGCCTTGAGCACCTGCATCTCCCATGTCTGCGCCGTCCTGGTCTTCTACATGCCAGTGATCGGCCTTTCTGTGATACACAGATTTGGGAAGAGTTTTTCTCCCTTGCCTCAGATTCTCCTGGGCTATATCTACCTGCTGGTCCCGCCACTGATGAATCCAATCGTGTACAGcatgaaaagcaaacaccttcgtgAGAGGATAATCAAGGTGTTCGTCAAGTGA
- the LOC117872142 gene encoding olfactory receptor 51G2-like: MRMKRILYDDQALWIQSTLARKESSKVPGSAQCIMSALNDTKFTHTVFLLTGIPGQEDVHIWISIPFCLMYVISIVGNSVILFIIGTDASLHEPMYIFLSMLAVSDLGLSISTIPTMLGIFLFNFREISVDACLAQLFFIHSLQCIESSILLLMALDRCIAIREPLRYASILTLPRIAKMGLVCVLRGVAVILPLTILLKQFQYCRANVLSHSYCLHQEVMKMACSDIRVNNIFGLFTKLITMGLDLLLIFLSYVMILKTVLSIASHAQCLRALNTCVSHLCAILLFYTPDISLVVMYRFWNSSSYLLQIVLSYISLLVPPLMNPVVYSVKSKHLRARIIRVFVK; encoded by the exons ATGAGGATGAAGAGAATCCTGTATGATGATCAAGCTCTCTGGATTCAGTCAACCCTGGCCCG GAAGGAAAGTTCAAAAGTCCCCGGATCTGCCCAGTGCATTATGTCAGCTCTCAATGACACCAAATTCACACATACTGTGTTCCTTCTCACcgggatacctgggcaggaagaCGTTCATATCTGGATCTCTATCCCCTTCTGCCTAATGTATGTTATTTCGATAGtaggaaattcagtcattctgttTATTATAGGAACAGATgcaagcctccatgagcccatgtacattttcctttccatgttggctGTCTCAGACCTTGGCTTATCGATATCCACGATACCAACAATGCTGGGCATATTCTTGTTTAACTTTAGGGAGATCAGCGTCGATGCCTGTTTagcccagctgttcttcatccactcgCTTCAATGTATTGAATCCTCCATCCTCTTGTTGATGGCCTTGGACCGCTGCATAGCTATCCGTGAACCACTGAGATATGCCTCCATCTTAACACTGCCAAGAATAGCCAAGATGGGCCTGGTGTGTGTTCTAAGAGGGGTGGCTGTGATACTCCCACTCACCATTCTCCTGAAACAGTTCCAATACTGTCGAGccaatgtcctctcccattcctactgcctGCACCAGGAGGTCATGAAGATGGCTTGTTCAGATATCAGAGTCAACAATATCTTTGGCTTGTTTACCAAACTCATAACAATGGGATTGGACTTGCTGCTCATCttcctctcttatgtgatgatcctcaaaacagtgctgagcatcGCATCCCATGCTCAATGCCTcagggccctgaacacctgcgtctcccacctctgtgccatcCTGCTCTTCTACACACCAGACATCAGCTTGGTTGTGATGTACAGATTCTGGAATAGCTCTTCTTACTTGCTTCAGATTGTTCTGAGCTACATCTCCCTGCTGGTCCCACCCCTGATGAACCCAGTTGTGTACAgcgtgaaaagcaaacaccttcgtgCGAGGATAATCAGGGTGTTCGTCAAGTGA
- the LOC117872149 gene encoding olfactory receptor 51G2-like, whose protein sequence is MSAVNDSNFNSAVFLLTGIPGQEDVPLWISIPFCLMYVISIVGNSVILFIIKTDPSLHEPMYILLFMLAVTDLGLSISTIPTMLGILLFNSRKISLDACFAQLFFIHWLQCIESSVLLLMAFDRFIEICNPLRYASILTLPRIAKMGLVFVLRAVAVTFPLPFLLKRFQYCKANVLSHSYCLHQEVMKMACSDIKVNDIYGLSVTLITMGLDSLLILLSYVMIFKTVLSVTSHTESLRALNTCISHLCAILLFYIPVIGLAVIHRFRNSSFHLLQVVLGYIYQLVPPVINPIVYSVKSKHFRARIIRAFIK, encoded by the coding sequence atgtcagctgtcaatgacaGCAATTTCAACTCTGCAGTGTTCCTTCTCACcgggatacctgggcaggaagaTGTCCCTCTCTGGATCTCTATCCCCTTCTGTTTAATGTATGTCATTTCGATAGTAGGCaattcagtcattctgttcattataaaaacagatccaagcctccatgagccTATGTATATTCTCCTTTTCATGTTGGCCGTCACAGATCTTGGCTTATCGATATCCACCATACCAACAATGCTGGGCATATTGTTGTTTAACTCTAGGAAGATCAGCCTCGATGCCTGTTttgcccagctgttcttcatccactgGCTTCAATGCATTGAATCCTCTGTGCtcttgttgatggcctttgaccgcttcaTTGAGATCTGTAACCCACTGAGATATGCTTCCATCTTAACACTGCCAAGAATAGCCAAGATGGGACTGGTGTTTGTGCTAAGAGCAGTGGCCGTaacatttcccctcccttttctcctGAAACGGTTCCAATATTGTAAAGccaatgtcctctcccattcctactgcctgcaccaggaagtcatgaagatGGCTTGTTCGGACATCAAAGTGAACGACATCTATGGCTTATCTGTTACACTCATAACTATGGGGTTGGACTCGCTGCTCATCCtcctctcttatgtgatgatcTTCAAAACGGTGCTGAGTGTCACATCCCACACGGAGTCCCTCAGGGCCCTAAACACCTGCATCTCCCACCTCTGCGCCATCTTGCTGTTCTATATACCAGTGATTGGTCTGGCTGTGATACACAGATTCAGAAATAGCTCTTTTCACTTGCTTCAGGTTGTCCTGGGCTATATCTACCAGCTGGTTCCGCCCGTGATAAATCCAATTGTGTACAGTGTGAAAAGTAAACACTTCCGTGCGAGGATAATCAGAGCATTCATCAAGTGA
- the LOC117872156 gene encoding olfactory receptor 51G2-like: MSAINDTKFSSAVFLLTGIPGQEDVYLWISIPFFLMYVISVVGNSVILFIIRTDTGLHKPMYIFLSMLAVTDLGLSIATMPTTLGTFLLNAREISLDACFAQLFFIHSLSYIESSVLLLMAFDRFIAISNPLRYASILTLPRIAKMGLACVLRGVAVVFPLPFLLKRSQYCQANVLSRSYCLNQEVMKMACSDIRVSSIYGFFVTVSTAMLDSLLILLSYIMILKTVLSIASYAECVRALSTCVSHLCAVLLFYTPGIGLSIVQRFGNSSSPLLQSLMGYVYLLVPPMMNPIVYSLKSKHLRARIIRAFKK, encoded by the coding sequence ATGTCAGCTATCAATGACACTAAATTCAGCTCTGCAGTGTTCCTTCTCACCGGGATACCTGGTCAGGAAGACGTCTATCTCTGGATCTCTATCCCATTCTTTCTAATGTATGTTATTTCCGTAGtaggaaattcagtcattctgttcattataaGAACAGATACAGGCCTCCATaagcccatgtacattttcctttccatgttggccgTCACAGACCTTGGTTTATCGATAGCCACCATGCCAACAACATTGGGCACATTCTTGTTGAATGCTAGGGAGATCAGCCTCGATGCCTGTTTTgctcagctgttcttcatccactcgCTTTCATACATTGAATCCTCTGTGCtcttgttgatggcctttgaccgcttcaTCGCGATCTCTAACCCACTGAGATATGCTTCCATCTTAACCCTGCCGAGAATAGCCAAGATGGGACTGGCATGTGTGCTAAGAGGGGTTGCCGTAGTGTTCCCACTGCCCTTTCTCCTGAAACGTTCCCAATATTGTCAAGCCAATGTCCTCTCCCGTTCCTACTGCTTGAACCAAGAGGTCATGAAGATGGCTTGTTCGGATATCAGAGTCAGCAGCATTTATGGCTTTTTTGTCACAGTCTCCACAGCGATGTTGGACTCGCTGCTCATCCTCCTATCTTATATTATGATTCTGAAAACAGTGCTGAGCATTGCTTCCTATGCGGAGTGCGTCAGGGCATTGAGCACCTgtgtctcccacctctgtgctgtCCTCCTCTTCTACACACCAGGGATTGGCTTGTCTATAGTACAGAGATTCGGGaatagctcttctcccttgcttcagagTCTCATGGGCTACGTCTACCTGCTGGTCCCGCCCATGATGAACCCAATTGTATATAGCttgaaaagcaaacaccttcgtgCAAGAATAATCAGGGCATTCAAAAAGTGA